One region of Chryseobacterium sp. SORGH_AS_0447 genomic DNA includes:
- a CDS encoding carboxypeptidase-like regulatory domain-containing protein codes for MKSGLSIILLFIFINIFSQQKISGRITDEDGVALPAVTVMNMASDRKTYTADDGSFAIEIASPDDEIRFVRNGFERASIKALYGINKELNIRLTRVAQEIEEVEVAKITGNIAKDSRAVAKVDKSQIVEDAVGLPQPVGKMRETPADVKQVLIPILLGNLNVQGLYDLVSGDARRMKRQYRYDDLQEDIAWIRDRVEDEYFTKEGVPAERISEFIEFAFTSKPQIRSFVRAKNLTGALSRMEDAFPVFVKRLKESNTGK; via the coding sequence ATGAAGTCCGGATTATCCATTATACTGCTTTTTATATTCATAAATATATTCTCACAGCAGAAAATTTCAGGAAGAATCACCGATGAGGATGGGGTTGCCTTACCGGCAGTAACGGTTATGAATATGGCTTCAGACCGGAAAACCTATACTGCCGACGACGGCTCTTTTGCTATCGAAATCGCTTCGCCGGACGATGAGATACGGTTTGTTCGTAATGGTTTTGAAAGGGCCTCGATAAAGGCGTTGTACGGCATCAATAAAGAATTGAACATCAGGCTTACCAGAGTTGCGCAGGAAATTGAAGAAGTGGAAGTCGCTAAAATTACCGGGAATATTGCTAAGGATTCGAGAGCGGTTGCTAAAGTTGACAAATCGCAGATCGTAGAAGATGCGGTAGGCCTTCCGCAGCCGGTGGGCAAAATGCGGGAAACCCCTGCAGATGTAAAACAAGTGCTGATTCCGATACTGTTGGGGAATCTTAATGTACAGGGTCTCTACGATTTGGTAAGCGGAGATGCGCGAAGGATGAAGCGGCAGTACCGCTACGATGATCTTCAGGAAGATATTGCCTGGATCCGGGATAGGGTAGAGGATGAATATTTTACTAAAGAAGGAGTTCCGGCTGAAAGAATTTCCGAATTCATTGAATTTGCTTTTACGAGTAAGCCACAGATAAGATCATTTGTAAGAGCTAAAAATCTAACGGGTGCCCTGTCAAGAATGGAAGATGCATTTCCTGTTTTTGTTAAAAGGCTGAAAGAGTCCAACACCGGAAAATAA
- a CDS encoding carboxypeptidase-like regulatory domain-containing protein — MKIKLFFILFTVFFINISAQDYIFGKVTSEDNNELPDVTVINIRTDERVLSNRDGHFMISGRAGDELRFVKTGFERINKKVTRDNISSSINVTLVRAAELIAEVEIKKNLTGDIKIDSKNLNPPRKVEKLKSDLAIYMSQKSDPRILAARPGEFVQPKGQGFSIGKVKDKWDDLDFANYLASALGEKYFTDLKIDKTFIQHFIYYVFAGGFERRNILKYGFCSDADLMRFQRAVLVRISSYRAPQTQK; from the coding sequence GTGAAAATTAAACTATTCTTTATTTTATTTACTGTTTTTTTCATCAACATCAGTGCCCAGGATTATATTTTCGGGAAGGTAACCTCCGAGGATAACAATGAACTGCCTGATGTTACCGTTATCAATATCCGAACGGATGAAAGGGTACTGAGTAACCGCGACGGGCATTTTATGATTTCGGGAAGGGCAGGGGATGAGCTCCGTTTTGTAAAGACCGGCTTTGAAAGGATTAATAAAAAAGTGACCCGGGACAATATAAGTTCATCGATTAATGTAACACTGGTAAGGGCTGCCGAGCTGATTGCTGAAGTGGAAATCAAAAAAAACCTGACAGGCGATATCAAGATCGATTCTAAAAACCTGAACCCACCGAGAAAAGTGGAAAAGCTGAAAAGTGACCTGGCAATTTATATGTCTCAGAAATCTGATCCGAGAATTTTGGCGGCAAGACCGGGTGAATTTGTGCAACCAAAAGGACAGGGATTTTCTATTGGTAAAGTGAAAGACAAATGGGATGACCTGGATTTTGCCAATTACCTGGCTTCTGCTTTGGGAGAAAAGTATTTTACAGACCTTAAAATAGACAAGACGTTTATCCAGCATTTTATCTACTACGTTTTCGCAGGAGGTTTTGAGCGTAGAAATATCCTGAAATATGGTTTTTGCAGCGATGCCGATCTGATGAGGTTTCAACGGGCGGTACTGGTAAGGATCTCGTCTTACAGAGCACCGCAAACTCAAAAATAA
- a CDS encoding exodeoxyribonuclease V subunit beta yields MQNSYTVINASAGSGKTYALVQRLLMICLRYPNQQQSIRNILALTFTNKAANEMKERILTWLGNFSADNFAENGDLKNIQKAFEAEGLKITIDDLHQRAKKMLDYVLHNYSTLNIGTIDRFNSRLVRSFSYELGLAKNFNLEIEAEPFLIEAVDKMLDQIGENEVISNSFMDYVDYSLENNERINLNKSLYGSAKEFVKDIHYEHLKNNKDFDTTNYENIKNTLRKEIAFNKKQAAELAAKSIDLFRSKNIEIEDFAQGKNGIGGFFTKVLDFYQQKRPGFPFPTTAEDSVVNNYRKGASSKSKSKEPEIFEVLDQLLENRMQLILLYIETQKKEKILSALLPLKVNKDIQDELKKIEEENDLVLLSKFNILINENLKNEPSAFIYEKVGSQFQHYFFDEFQDTSELQWQNFLPLRDHSISTENTSFTLVGDPKQSIYRFRGGESKLMLDIINKKERTPKQADLLVLKDNWRSAKNIVKFNNELYKYHSEYLTEEHRNIFGIDGEQNPKSSMEGRVKVNLIENLTNEDFYNDTSERMRKDIQEILDNGFRFSDITILCRGNFDIFSYSQKLGNLKVMYRGEETNVKTISDKGLTLELSNTLKAVIEFLRWETNPKNKPNLIMMMYYLNKLGRIHMADFTLEMKKILDIEGHEEVMQFIQEKYSLKLRQDNFPRFNLYNFIEYYINEFSVEYKETDFLLNFLEMLFNFTQNAGASIKEFLKYWDEEASTYTIQASENIDAIQIMTIHKAKGLEFPIVFIPMMNKNRDSEFTNWFETATDSALRSVNINQFSKNLEVYDEEIEIFNKQNAYKNLVDRLCLQYVATTRPVEQLFFYIQKANKTSNNLELLEFLQSKNPENLDEFDIYEIHPEMLKKYSKDKASHFETKDIPALKNVSEKNTSIKIATPSKNYQVRVEKVRIGLFVHELLSQINTEKDIRKVLECYVLEGHITIEESEEIHRNLEEIIRNNAEFFDEKWEVINEKDIMITENGESRVYRPDRILKSDEGYIIVDFKTGDPSAKDERQIGNYKNILEKLGRKVLKTQLIYL; encoded by the coding sequence ATGCAAAATTCGTATACAGTTATCAACGCTTCAGCAGGTTCGGGAAAAACGTATGCCCTGGTTCAAAGGCTTCTGATGATCTGCCTCCGCTACCCTAATCAGCAGCAGTCGATCAGGAATATTCTTGCGTTGACCTTTACCAATAAAGCAGCCAACGAAATGAAGGAAAGGATCCTGACGTGGCTGGGAAATTTCTCTGCCGATAATTTTGCAGAAAACGGGGATTTAAAAAATATTCAGAAAGCTTTTGAGGCAGAAGGCCTGAAAATAACCATTGATGACCTTCATCAACGGGCCAAAAAGATGCTGGATTATGTGCTTCACAATTATTCAACCCTAAACATCGGAACAATCGACCGTTTCAATTCGAGGCTGGTGAGAAGCTTTTCTTATGAATTGGGGCTGGCAAAAAATTTCAATCTTGAGATCGAAGCCGAACCGTTCCTGATAGAAGCCGTGGATAAAATGCTGGACCAGATCGGGGAAAACGAGGTCATCTCGAATTCTTTTATGGATTATGTGGATTACAGCCTTGAAAACAATGAAAGAATTAATTTAAATAAAAGCCTTTACGGTTCGGCAAAGGAGTTTGTGAAGGATATTCACTACGAACATCTTAAAAACAACAAAGATTTCGACACCACGAATTATGAAAATATAAAAAATACACTCCGAAAGGAAATTGCATTCAATAAGAAGCAGGCCGCAGAGCTGGCTGCAAAATCTATTGACCTTTTCCGGTCAAAAAATATCGAGATTGAAGATTTCGCCCAGGGTAAAAACGGGATCGGTGGTTTCTTTACCAAAGTGCTGGATTTTTACCAGCAAAAAAGACCGGGATTTCCTTTTCCGACTACTGCTGAAGACTCCGTAGTGAACAATTACCGGAAAGGAGCTTCGTCAAAATCCAAGAGCAAAGAGCCGGAAATTTTTGAAGTGCTGGACCAGCTGCTGGAAAACAGGATGCAGCTGATTCTTCTGTATATTGAGACGCAGAAAAAGGAGAAAATTCTATCGGCCCTGCTTCCGCTGAAAGTGAATAAAGACATCCAGGATGAATTGAAAAAGATCGAGGAAGAAAACGACCTCGTTTTACTTTCAAAATTCAATATCCTGATCAACGAAAATCTTAAGAATGAGCCTTCTGCTTTTATTTATGAAAAAGTAGGATCGCAGTTCCAGCATTATTTCTTTGATGAGTTTCAGGACACCTCTGAACTTCAATGGCAGAACTTCCTGCCGTTGCGCGACCATTCCATTTCTACGGAGAATACTTCTTTTACGCTGGTAGGAGATCCAAAACAGAGTATTTACCGCTTCCGGGGCGGGGAAAGCAAACTGATGCTGGACATCATCAATAAAAAAGAAAGAACGCCCAAACAGGCAGATCTCCTGGTTCTGAAAGACAACTGGCGGAGCGCCAAAAATATTGTGAAGTTCAATAATGAGCTTTATAAATACCATTCGGAATACCTGACGGAAGAGCATAGAAATATTTTCGGGATTGACGGCGAACAGAATCCGAAATCTTCCATGGAAGGCCGTGTAAAAGTAAACCTCATTGAAAATCTCACCAATGAAGATTTCTATAACGATACTTCCGAAAGAATGCGGAAAGATATTCAGGAAATTCTGGATAACGGATTCAGGTTTTCAGACATTACCATTCTGTGCCGGGGAAATTTTGATATTTTCAGCTATTCACAGAAGCTGGGCAACCTGAAAGTAATGTACCGCGGAGAAGAAACGAATGTAAAAACGATTTCAGACAAAGGGCTTACCCTGGAACTTTCGAATACGTTAAAAGCAGTTATCGAATTCCTGAGATGGGAAACCAATCCGAAAAACAAACCGAATCTGATCATGATGATGTACTACCTGAATAAGCTGGGAAGAATTCACATGGCCGATTTTACGCTGGAAATGAAAAAAATCCTGGATATCGAAGGCCATGAGGAGGTCATGCAGTTTATTCAGGAAAAATATTCTTTGAAATTAAGGCAGGATAATTTCCCGAGGTTTAATCTGTATAATTTCATAGAGTATTACATCAATGAATTCTCGGTGGAATATAAAGAAACCGACTTCCTGCTGAACTTTCTGGAAATGCTGTTCAACTTTACCCAGAATGCCGGAGCCAGCATTAAAGAATTTTTAAAATACTGGGATGAAGAAGCTTCAACATATACGATACAGGCTTCTGAAAATATCGATGCGATACAGATCATGACGATCCATAAGGCAAAAGGGCTGGAATTCCCGATTGTTTTCATCCCGATGATGAACAAAAACCGGGATTCGGAATTCACCAACTGGTTTGAAACAGCTACTGACAGCGCTTTGAGATCGGTAAACATCAACCAATTTAGTAAGAATCTTGAAGTATACGATGAAGAGATCGAGATTTTCAACAAGCAGAATGCTTATAAGAACCTGGTGGATAGACTGTGCCTGCAATATGTTGCAACAACTCGCCCTGTCGAACAGCTATTTTTCTATATTCAGAAAGCGAACAAAACATCGAACAATCTTGAACTGCTGGAGTTCCTTCAGTCTAAAAATCCTGAGAACCTTGATGAGTTCGATATCTATGAGATCCATCCCGAAATGCTGAAAAAATATTCTAAGGATAAAGCCTCGCATTTCGAGACCAAAGATATTCCGGCTTTAAAAAACGTCAGCGAAAAAAACACTTCGATCAAAATTGCCACGCCTTCCAAAAATTACCAGGTACGGGTGGAAAAAGTGAGAATCGGGCTTTTTGTTCACGAGCTGCTCTCTCAGATCAACACGGAAAAAGATATCCGCAAAGTCCTGGAATGTTACGTTCTGGAAGGCCATATTACGATTGAAGAAAGCGAAGAAATTCACAGAAACCTGGAAGAGATCATCCGGAATAATGCTGAATTTTTTGATGAAAAATGGGAAGTTATCAACGAAAAAGATATTATGATTACAGAAAACGGGGAAAGCCGTGTCTACCGTCCCGACCGTATCCTTAAAAGTGATGAAGGTTATATTATTGTTGATTTCAAGACGGGTGACCCATCGGCAAAGGATGAAAGGCAGATCGGAAATTACAAAAACATTCTGGAAAAGCTGGGAAGGAAAGTACTGAAAACGCAGCTGATTTATTTATAA
- a CDS encoding ferritin, with protein sequence MVSEKIAGLINEQIAHEQYAAQYYLSMSAWFSGKDLDGIANYFRVQSKEELMHADKMFDYLNDVGGEIIIGEIPKPPHEFANAIDIFEKALAHEKVVTRSIFNIVKNANDEGDFATTSFLQWFINEQVEEEASASQLVTKIKMVSDNPSALYLFDQELAQRVFTPDATA encoded by the coding sequence ATGGTAAGCGAAAAAATTGCAGGATTAATTAACGAACAGATAGCCCACGAACAGTATGCGGCACAATATTATCTTTCTATGTCTGCATGGTTTTCCGGGAAAGACCTCGACGGAATTGCCAATTATTTCAGAGTACAGAGCAAAGAAGAACTGATGCATGCGGATAAAATGTTTGATTATTTAAATGACGTGGGTGGAGAAATCATTATCGGTGAAATTCCGAAGCCGCCGCACGAATTCGCTAATGCCATTGACATCTTTGAAAAAGCGCTGGCCCACGAAAAAGTGGTTACCAGAAGTATTTTCAATATTGTGAAGAATGCCAACGACGAAGGCGATTTTGCGACCACTTCTTTTCTGCAATGGTTCATCAACGAACAGGTGGAAGAAGAGGCAAGTGCTTCACAGCTGGTGACCAAAATAAAAATGGTAAGCGATAATCCGTCAGCCTTGTATCTTTTCGATCAGGAACTGGCACAAAGGGTTTTCACTCCGGATGCTACGGCTTAA
- a CDS encoding 4-alpha-glucanotransferase has translation MKLYFNVGYSTKVGEQLQLVINDEGAVQQTHAMFYGENGLWKCEVDYFSRSISYQYRLVDDRGKVLREEFVPHQLNFPHNYKEFVIFDEWNNKNFPENYLNNKILHNKLNTFKPEKISVLKKHTHLFRIEAPLYHPDWKIVLFGSTASLGNWDYEKAIYLSQTDFGIWETSLEIPENEFIQYKYCLYNSTEGKVIDVENGENRFAVPNQQKDVLQVISNHYFKFKLYQMYHDAGVAVPIFSLRTEDGFGVGEFSDLKKLADWTNETGLGIIQILPINDTTANYSWTDSYPYAAVSVYALHPQYISLENLDFKLPESLLEEYQAEKAELNALELIDYEKMIAGKWKYLKAIFNHDKEKIYKDRNFKKFIKDNESWLIPYAAFCVLRDKYSTPNFNEWKTHKKYIAGKVAAFFTAKSKDYDASMLHAWVQYQLHRQLKEAIGYTHNLGVSVKGDLPIGIYRHSVEAWTEPELFGMDFQAGAPPDQFTELGQNWEFPTYNWEAMKADDYKWWKNRFKALEQYFDAMRIDHILGFFRIWRMPVSATQGILGYFYPAIPVTLEEFNARHIPFNFDRYCKPFINDQVLWNYFGEDREKALEFISNNHDGTYSFKEEFDTQRKLSDFFKKNPNPIEEQLISLCANVLFLSEERNGQVVYHPRFNVYYTDSYKFLSDWEKKAIYDLYNDYFFKRQDQLWQEKAMEKLPVILNATKMLICGEDLGLVPDCVPAVMDELAIVALKVQRMPSDNIPFYNPKNAGYLNVVTASSHDSSTLRQWWKENPDLIQEYFNQQLVQYGKAPEELNAHLAEIIMKQHLYNNAMLAIFPIQEFFATDQNLVNPKMDNERINNPAVFPHYWRYRMHLNLENLKEQSDFNKKIAYWVKDSGRL, from the coding sequence ATGAAGCTATACTTTAATGTAGGTTACAGTACAAAAGTCGGCGAGCAGTTGCAGTTGGTGATCAATGATGAAGGTGCTGTACAGCAGACTCATGCTATGTTTTACGGGGAAAATGGATTGTGGAAATGCGAGGTGGATTATTTTTCCAGATCGATTTCCTATCAGTACCGGCTGGTGGATGACAGGGGAAAGGTCCTTCGGGAAGAATTTGTTCCGCATCAGCTGAATTTTCCGCACAACTATAAAGAATTTGTCATTTTCGACGAATGGAACAATAAGAATTTTCCGGAAAACTATTTAAATAATAAAATTCTTCACAATAAGCTGAACACCTTTAAGCCGGAAAAAATTTCCGTCCTGAAAAAACATACCCATTTATTCAGAATAGAAGCTCCGTTATATCATCCGGACTGGAAGATTGTTTTATTCGGAAGTACGGCTTCATTGGGGAACTGGGACTATGAAAAAGCTATTTACCTGTCACAGACCGATTTCGGAATCTGGGAGACGTCGCTCGAAATTCCTGAGAACGAATTTATTCAGTACAAATATTGTCTTTACAACAGTACGGAAGGAAAAGTAATTGATGTGGAGAACGGTGAAAACCGGTTTGCGGTGCCGAATCAGCAGAAAGATGTTCTTCAGGTCATCTCCAATCATTACTTTAAATTTAAGCTGTATCAGATGTATCATGATGCAGGGGTTGCCGTTCCTATCTTCTCTTTGAGGACGGAAGACGGCTTCGGTGTCGGAGAATTTTCCGATCTTAAAAAGCTCGCAGACTGGACCAATGAAACCGGTCTCGGTATTATCCAGATCCTGCCGATCAACGATACGACCGCCAATTATTCATGGACGGACTCGTACCCTTACGCTGCGGTTTCCGTATATGCGCTGCATCCGCAGTACATTTCCCTGGAAAATCTTGATTTTAAGCTGCCGGAAAGTCTGTTGGAAGAATATCAGGCAGAAAAAGCTGAGCTGAACGCATTGGAGCTTATCGATTACGAAAAAATGATTGCGGGAAAATGGAAATATCTTAAAGCCATTTTTAATCATGATAAGGAAAAGATCTACAAGGACAGAAACTTTAAAAAATTCATTAAAGATAACGAAAGCTGGCTGATTCCGTATGCTGCATTCTGTGTGCTGAGAGATAAGTACAGCACTCCGAATTTCAACGAATGGAAAACCCATAAAAAATATATTGCCGGAAAAGTAGCTGCATTCTTCACGGCGAAAAGCAAAGATTATGATGCGTCGATGCTTCATGCATGGGTGCAGTATCAGCTTCACAGGCAGCTGAAAGAAGCGATTGGTTATACCCACAACCTGGGAGTTTCTGTAAAAGGAGACCTGCCGATCGGGATTTACAGACATTCTGTAGAAGCCTGGACGGAACCGGAACTGTTCGGAATGGATTTCCAGGCCGGTGCACCGCCGGATCAGTTTACGGAACTGGGGCAGAACTGGGAATTTCCGACTTACAACTGGGAAGCCATGAAAGCGGATGATTATAAATGGTGGAAAAACAGGTTCAAAGCATTAGAACAGTATTTTGATGCCATGCGGATCGACCATATTTTAGGATTTTTCCGGATCTGGAGAATGCCGGTTTCCGCTACCCAGGGAATTCTGGGATATTTTTACCCCGCAATTCCGGTTACTCTGGAAGAATTTAATGCACGGCATATCCCGTTCAATTTCGACAGATACTGCAAACCGTTTATCAATGATCAGGTTCTTTGGAATTATTTCGGGGAAGACCGGGAAAAGGCATTGGAATTTATCAGCAATAACCACGACGGTACGTATTCCTTTAAAGAAGAATTTGATACCCAGCGAAAACTATCCGATTTCTTTAAGAAAAATCCGAACCCGATTGAAGAACAGCTGATTTCGCTTTGTGCCAATGTCCTGTTTTTAAGTGAAGAACGAAACGGTCAGGTGGTATATCACCCAAGATTCAATGTATATTATACCGATTCTTATAAATTCCTTTCGGATTGGGAGAAGAAAGCAATCTACGATCTTTACAATGATTACTTCTTCAAGAGACAGGATCAGCTGTGGCAGGAAAAGGCCATGGAGAAACTTCCTGTGATCCTCAATGCTACCAAAATGCTGATCTGCGGGGAAGACCTCGGTCTGGTCCCGGACTGCGTTCCGGCGGTAATGGACGAACTGGCGATTGTTGCGTTAAAAGTTCAGCGGATGCCTTCCGATAATATCCCTTTCTATAATCCGAAAAATGCAGGCTACCTGAATGTGGTGACGGCTTCTTCACACGACAGCTCGACGCTGCGGCAGTGGTGGAAAGAAAATCCGGATCTGATCCAGGAGTATTTCAATCAGCAGTTGGTTCAGTACGGCAAAGCCCCGGAAGAACTTAATGCCCATTTAGCGGAGATTATCATGAAGCAGCATCTTTATAACAATGCCATGCTGGCGATTTTCCCTATTCAGGAATTCTTTGCTACGGATCAGAACCTGGTAAACCCTAAGATGGATAACGAAAGGATTAATAATCCCGCAGTATTCCCGCACTACTGGAGATACAGAATGCACCTGAATCTCGAAAACCTGAAAGAACAGTCTGATTTTAATAAAAAGATCGCTTACTGGGTGAAAGACAGTGGGAGATTGTAA
- a CDS encoding T9SS type A sorting domain-containing protein yields the protein MKKHLLPLFLLLTGANAFAQQDFFALVGKDTPNIVFNDFRAIDGTSGTSGETVFTSDTQANVFSQSRNGSVAEDKNTYNNAQAVNMATLAYDPYNNNLVYMPMFSSNIYVLNAKTKEITLVENNVARVTSCDINSHFTRMATGYDGNIYAVNNAGTQFLQISRKGSQYVVNDLGIIKDDASNGKNSFTIVETGFGGDMIADADNNFYIFSASGNVFKISTKELKAKFVGKISGIPDHYSVNGSAVNSKGKVVIASAKGASLYEVDLNTLQARPMEGGQNLHIYDLASKYFANDRAVSNTVFANLDIYPTRVEDQLININVHDKSVKGNIRLNVFDLSGKNVMKQNLSVKDGSLNQQVHLKNLVSGAYLVSITDEAGKILLNKKILVSE from the coding sequence ATGAAAAAACATTTACTACCTTTATTCTTGTTATTGACAGGCGCGAACGCTTTTGCACAGCAGGACTTCTTTGCTTTGGTCGGAAAAGATACCCCGAATATCGTTTTCAATGATTTCCGGGCCATTGACGGAACAAGTGGGACTTCAGGAGAAACCGTTTTTACGTCGGATACTCAGGCAAACGTATTTTCACAAAGCAGAAACGGCTCAGTGGCTGAAGATAAAAACACGTATAATAATGCCCAGGCCGTGAATATGGCAACCCTGGCTTATGATCCATACAACAACAATCTCGTCTATATGCCGATGTTTTCCTCCAATATCTATGTTTTAAATGCAAAAACAAAAGAAATCACTTTGGTAGAAAACAACGTGGCAAGAGTAACCTCGTGCGATATCAATTCCCATTTTACAAGAATGGCCACCGGATACGACGGGAATATTTATGCAGTAAATAATGCGGGAACTCAGTTTTTGCAGATCAGCAGAAAAGGCAGCCAATATGTGGTAAATGATCTGGGAATTATTAAAGATGATGCTTCCAACGGCAAAAACTCTTTCACAATTGTTGAAACCGGTTTTGGAGGTGATATGATTGCCGATGCCGATAACAATTTCTACATTTTTTCGGCTTCAGGAAATGTATTCAAAATTTCAACAAAAGAACTGAAGGCAAAATTTGTCGGAAAGATCTCCGGTATTCCGGATCATTATTCTGTGAACGGTTCAGCAGTGAATTCAAAAGGGAAAGTAGTGATCGCCAGTGCCAAAGGTGCTTCTCTCTATGAAGTAGATCTCAATACTTTACAGGCAAGACCGATGGAAGGTGGGCAGAACTTACATATTTATGATCTGGCCAGCAAATATTTTGCAAATGACCGGGCTGTCTCGAATACGGTTTTTGCCAACCTTGATATTTATCCTACAAGAGTAGAAGATCAGCTGATCAATATAAACGTCCACGACAAATCCGTAAAAGGAAATATCCGGCTGAATGTTTTCGATCTCTCCGGAAAAAATGTGATGAAGCAGAATTTATCGGTAAAAGACGGCTCCCTGAATCAACAGGTTCATCTTAAAAACCTGGTAAGCGGCGCCTATCTGGTAAGCATTACCGACGAAGCGGGAAAAATATTACTGAACAAGAAAATTCTGGTTTCGGAATAA
- the cysS gene encoding cysteine--tRNA ligase, with amino-acid sequence MQLKIYNSLAGEKEIFKPILEGNVGMYVCGPTVYSNVHLGNVRTFLSFDFIYRSLMHLGYKVRYVRNITDAGHLTDDGDVNNDRFVKQTRLEKLEPMEIVQKYTVDFHKVLELFNLLPPNIEPTATGHIVEQIELTQKLIERGFAYESNGSVYFDVLEYNKRGLNYGELSKRNIEELFANTRDLDGQGEKKNPQDFALWKKASPAHIMRWNSPWGEGFPGWHLECTAMSTKYLGETFDIHGGGMDLKFPHHECEIAQGKACNDAAPVNYWMHANMLTMNSQRMSKSTGNYILPMQLVTGENDFFEKPFHPSIVRFCFLQAHYRSVLDISNDAMLASEKGFIRLMEAVKVLNSIVPNDEKQSGFSLEEWKNKAYDALTDDFNSPVLIAHLFEVVKYIFALNDGKETISTKDLEDLKSTLNALIFDVLGLQTIEENNNEKLDQTLKVLIELRNQARKSKNFELSDQIRDKLLAEGIELKDGRDGTSYVLN; translated from the coding sequence ATGCAATTAAAAATATACAACTCGCTTGCAGGCGAAAAAGAAATATTTAAACCCATCTTAGAAGGAAACGTGGGAATGTACGTTTGTGGACCCACCGTTTACAGCAACGTGCATTTGGGAAATGTGAGAACTTTCCTCTCCTTCGATTTCATTTACAGAAGTCTGATGCATCTTGGATATAAAGTGCGATATGTCAGAAATATTACGGATGCCGGCCACCTTACCGATGACGGTGATGTAAACAACGACCGTTTCGTAAAACAAACCCGTCTGGAGAAGCTGGAGCCGATGGAAATCGTACAGAAATATACCGTAGATTTTCATAAAGTGCTGGAGCTTTTCAATCTGCTGCCACCGAATATTGAACCTACAGCGACGGGGCATATCGTGGAACAGATCGAATTGACCCAAAAATTAATCGAAAGAGGTTTTGCTTACGAAAGCAACGGATCGGTTTATTTCGACGTGCTGGAATACAATAAAAGAGGACTGAACTACGGAGAATTATCCAAAAGGAATATCGAAGAGCTTTTTGCCAACACCCGTGACCTAGACGGGCAGGGGGAAAAGAAAAATCCGCAGGATTTTGCCCTTTGGAAAAAAGCTTCCCCGGCACACATCATGCGATGGAATTCGCCTTGGGGCGAAGGGTTTCCGGGATGGCACCTGGAATGTACAGCAATGAGTACCAAATATCTGGGCGAAACTTTCGATATCCACGGCGGAGGAATGGACCTTAAATTCCCGCACCATGAATGTGAAATTGCACAGGGGAAAGCCTGTAATGACGCCGCTCCGGTAAATTACTGGATGCACGCCAATATGCTCACCATGAACTCCCAGAGAATGAGCAAATCCACCGGAAACTACATCCTGCCGATGCAGCTGGTAACCGGTGAAAATGATTTCTTTGAAAAGCCTTTCCATCCGTCAATCGTGCGTTTCTGCTTCCTGCAGGCGCATTACCGCAGCGTGCTGGATATTTCCAATGATGCGATGCTGGCCAGTGAGAAAGGGTTTATCAGATTAATGGAAGCGGTAAAAGTACTGAACTCAATCGTTCCGAATGACGAAAAACAATCCGGTTTCAGTTTGGAGGAATGGAAAAATAAAGCTTACGATGCATTAACGGATGACTTCAATTCTCCGGTACTGATCGCACATCTGTTTGAAGTGGTAAAATACATTTTTGCTTTAAATGACGGCAAAGAAACCATTTCGACTAAAGATTTAGAGGACCTGAAATCTACGCTGAATGCTTTGATTTTTGACGTACTAGGACTTCAGACCATTGAAGAAAACAACAATGAAAAACTCGATCAGACACTGAAAGTTTTGATCGAGCTCAGAAACCAGGCCAGGAAATCGAAGAATTTCGAACTGTCCGACCAGATTCGTGATAAGCTGCTTGCAGAAGGCATCGAGCTGAAAGACGGAAGAGACGGAACTTCATACGTCTTGAACTAA